TGAATTTGGCAGTGGTATCCATCCCCAGCGCTTCGGCCTCTTTTACCTTGATCTTGAAATTGATATAGAGCTCCAGGTATTCCCCGGGATCCTGCCTGTTCAGGGAGCTTTCATTGTTATTCTTCCGGTAGATCCGTTCAAACTCCTCCAGGCTTACTTCCTCATCTCCGATATTTAGTAAAACCGGGGATACCTGTCCAAACACTCCGGAAACAATAAACAGAGCAAAGATCAACAAGAGCATACTCTTTTTCATTCCTATTTTGTTTTGTTTAGTATAGAACGAGTGCCAGGCCTATATATTATCTGCTGTAATTAGGGGCCTCCCGGGTGATGGTGACATCGTGCGGGTGGCTCTCCTGGATGCCTGCATTGGTGACGCGGACAAATTGAGCCTTTTGCAGGGCAGGGATATCGGCAGCACCACAATAGCCCATACCGGCCCGCAATCCGCCAATCATCTGATAAATTACCTCGGACAGGCCTCCTTTGAATGGGACCCGGGCGGCGATCCCTTCCGGAACCAGCTTTTTAATGTCCTCTTCCATGTCCTGGAAATAACGGTCCTTGGAGCCATGCTGCATGGCTTCCAGGGAACCCATCCCCCGGTAAGATTTGTATTTCCGGCCGTTGTAGATGATGGTTTCTCCCGGCGACTCCTCCACCCCGGCAAAAAGCGATCCGGCCATGATGGAGCTGGCTCCTGCTGCCAGTGCTTTGACGATATCACCAGAGTACCTGATCCCTCCGTCTGCGATTACGGGGACCCCTGTACCTTCGAGGGCCTTGGCCACATCGAAAATGGCAGTCAGCTGAGGAACTCCAACTCCCGCAATAATCCTGGTGGTGCAGATGGATCCGGGACCGATGCCCACTTTGACGCCGTCTGCTCCGGCCCCGACCAGAGCCCGGGCAGCTGAGGCAGTGGCCACATTGCCCACTACCACATCCAGATCGGGGAACTTCTTCTTTACTTTCTTCAGACTCTTCAGCACTCCGATATGATGACCATGGGCCGTATCAATGACAATGGCATCGACCCCGGCTTCTTTCAGGGCGGCCACCCGCTCAAGTATATCCGACGAGACCCCTACAGCAGCGGCTACGCGTAAGCGGCCTTTGTTATCCTTGCAGGAGTTGGGACGGTCCTTGGACTTGGTGATATCCTTGTAAGTGATCAGTCCGATCAGCTTGTGGTTTTCATCCACCACAGGAAGCTTCTCAATCTTATGGGCCTGGAGGATCATGGCAGCTTCGGCCAGCCCCGTGTTCCGGGTGGTTGTTATAATGTTTTTTACGGTCATCACCTTCTCGATGACACATTCCATATCCTGCTGGAAGCGGAGATCGCGGTTGGTGACAATGCCGATCAGGACCCCATCATCGTTCACTACCGGGATTCCCCCGATCTTATACTCCTTCATCAGGTTCAGAGCATCCCTTACCGTACCCTCTTTCTTAATGGTGATGGGTTCGTGAATCATCACACTCTCGGCACGTTTCACCCTTTTAACCTGCCTGGCCTGCTCTTTCAGGGGCATGTTCTTATGAATCACCCCGATACCCCCTTCACGTGCTATGGTAATGGCCAGTTTCTCCTCGGTAACTGTATCCATGGCAGCCGACACGATGGGTGTATTCAGGGTAATGTTCCTGGAGAAGCGGGATTTAATATCTACCTCCCTGGGAAGAACCTTGGAGAAAGCGGGCAGTAGCAACACGTCATCAAAGGTTAATCCTTCCGCGGTAATTTTATCCTGGGCAAACGACATTGTATGATAATTTGGTTATTTTTAAATGTGGCAAAATTACAAAAAAAAAGCTTAGCAGATCGTGAGGAGATTCACCAGATTTTATCGGCCATCTGGGGCTATGATAAATTCCGGCCCCTGCAGGAGGAGATCATCCTTTCCATCCTGTCTGAAAAGGATACCCTGGCCCTTATGCCCACCGGGGGAGGAAAGTCTCTGACCTTCCAGGTTCCGGCTCTGCTGATGGAAGGTATCTGTCTGGTCATTACACCCCTGATTGCATTGATGAAGGATCAGGTGGACCATCTGCAGGGACGGAAAATCAAGGCTCTTGCCATCCATTCCGGAATGAGCGCTTATGAAATTGATGTCGCGATGAACAATTGTGTCTATGGCGGGTATAAATTTCTCTATGTTTCACCTGAACGCCTGGGTACCCGGATGTTCCGTGCCAGGGTCAAGGATATGAATGTCAATCTGATTGCCGTGGATGAGGCCCACTGTATTTCCCAGTGGGGCTATGATTTCAGGCCGTCCTACCTGGAAATCAGCTCCCTGAGGGAGTTGCTTGAAGGGGTGCCTGTACTGGCACTTACAGCCACAGCCACTCCGGAAGTGTGTGAGGATATTCAGGATCGCCTGGGATTCAGGCAGAAGAATCTGATGCAAAAAAGTTTCAACAGGGAGAATCTGGCTTACCTGGTGGTGCAAACGGCAGACAAAAGCAGGGAACTGCTGAAACTTGCAGGGGAACAGGAGGGCTGCGGGATCGTGTATACCAGGAACCGGAAAAAGTGCAGGGAGCTCTCCCGCTTACTCTCTGAACATGGCATAAGCGCTGCTTACTACCATGCCGGACTGAAACAGGCTGACAGAGACGAGAGACAGCAACACTGGATGCAGGACCGCTTCAGGGTGATGGTAGCCACCAATGCATTTGGAATGGGGATTGATAAACCCGATGTTCGTTTTGTGATTCATATGGATCTGCCGGACGGTCCGGAGGCTTATTTCCAGGAGGCGGGAAGGGTTGGTCGCGACGGGAAATACTCCTGTGCTGTTCTGCTGTTCAATGAGACTGATAAAAGAGTGCTTGAACAGCGCATTGCGGTCAGCTTTCCGGGTATCCCCAAGATTCGTGAAGTATACAGAGCCTTGTGCAACTACCTGCAGATCCCGCTTGGCAGCGGCAGGGGACAGCAATACGATTTTGAGTTAGGTGAATTCCTTCACCTCTACAGGTTCAGTGCCATGGTGGCTCACAGCTCCCTCCAGATACTTGCCAGGGAGGGTTACCTGGTGCTTACAGAGGCGTTTTACAATCCCTCAAGGATCAAGTTTGGTGTGGAACGGGATGAGCTTTATTCCTTCCAGGTGAAAAACGCAGAATTTGACGGCTTTACTAAACTCCTGCTTCGATCCTACAGCGGTCTCTTTTCACAGTTTGTAAAGATAGATGAGTCGGCCCTGGCCAAGCGGTCCGGGCTCCCCGTTGAAAAGGTATAC
This DNA window, taken from Bacteroidales bacterium, encodes the following:
- the guaB gene encoding IMP dehydrogenase, with product MSFAQDKITAEGLTFDDVLLLPAFSKVLPREVDIKSRFSRNITLNTPIVSAAMDTVTEEKLAITIAREGGIGVIHKNMPLKEQARQVKRVKRAESVMIHEPITIKKEGTVRDALNLMKEYKIGGIPVVNDDGVLIGIVTNRDLRFQQDMECVIEKVMTVKNIITTTRNTGLAEAAMILQAHKIEKLPVVDENHKLIGLITYKDITKSKDRPNSCKDNKGRLRVAAAVGVSSDILERVAALKEAGVDAIVIDTAHGHHIGVLKSLKKVKKKFPDLDVVVGNVATASAARALVGAGADGVKVGIGPGSICTTRIIAGVGVPQLTAIFDVAKALEGTGVPVIADGGIRYSGDIVKALAAGASSIMAGSLFAGVEESPGETIIYNGRKYKSYRGMGSLEAMQHGSKDRYFQDMEEDIKKLVPEGIAARVPFKGGLSEVIYQMIGGLRAGMGYCGAADIPALQKAQFVRVTNAGIQESHPHDVTITREAPNYSR
- a CDS encoding RecQ family ATP-dependent DNA helicase; its protein translation is MAKLQKKSLADREEIHQILSAIWGYDKFRPLQEEIILSILSEKDTLALMPTGGGKSLTFQVPALLMEGICLVITPLIALMKDQVDHLQGRKIKALAIHSGMSAYEIDVAMNNCVYGGYKFLYVSPERLGTRMFRARVKDMNVNLIAVDEAHCISQWGYDFRPSYLEISSLRELLEGVPVLALTATATPEVCEDIQDRLGFRQKNLMQKSFNRENLAYLVVQTADKSRELLKLAGEQEGCGIVYTRNRKKCRELSRLLSEHGISAAYYHAGLKQADRDERQQHWMQDRFRVMVATNAFGMGIDKPDVRFVIHMDLPDGPEAYFQEAGRVGRDGKYSCAVLLFNETDKRVLEQRIAVSFPGIPKIREVYRALCNYLQIPLGSGRGQQYDFELGEFLHLYRFSAMVAHSSLQILAREGYLVLTEAFYNPSRIKFGVERDELYSFQVKNAEFDGFTKLLLRSYSGLFSQFVKIDESALAKRSGLPVEKVYSYLKALSRRQIIHYIPRKEVPVITFLEERLEDKNLLIAQDRYNFRKERYEKRIREMLRYASSGTICRNQFLLSYFGQFDTPRCGRCDVCRDEEQLQPGSDEFKAIVEVIATRLSEHPLFLDELSQQTGVDPRKVARVTEWLVDQGKVSRKKDLSFIWKV